In Melospiza melodia melodia isolate bMelMel2 chromosome 5, bMelMel2.pri, whole genome shotgun sequence, the DNA window TTTTTCTTCCAAGCGGCTGTTTAATTCACTCTTCTGTTTCACTCCCATGTCTGAACTCTGGGAAAAGGAGCAGTGGGGGTTGGTGTAAGGAGTTGTAAATCCCAGATAAACCCCCATAAATCATTTGGAACACAAAACAACAGGGCAAAAGGTAAAGAGGCAGTAAAAAGTGCTGGAAAAGCAAATGCCAGGTCAGTATTGCAAGGACAAATGTCTTGCCGTAGAGGTGCAGGCTCCATCTGGACCCTGCAACAGGGCAATGCCACCATCCATAAAGCTTCCTGCATATGGAAAATGCATGATGCAGTGCCTGCCAATACCCAGTATCTTAATATAATTCAGCTGCTTTGAACAAAGCCATTGGCTCAAGGAGAGCAAAGCAGCTCTTTCCAGCTGGCAAGTTGATTTTGGGATCTATTCTGAGCATTGGGTTGCTGTTTGGAGTCTGCTTGTCACCCCACGTAAGTCACACCAGGGGCCCTGCACAGCAGACTCTGCTGGAACACAAGCTCCCACGGCTCTATTCAcaccacaaaaccacccaaaatgcTTTCCCTGTCTCTCACACAAATTTCTGGACCATGATGGATTTTTGTTCAGAAGAAATTGTCTTCACCTTTACCCTCCATCATGTTCCCATGTTCTCACAGAAAAGATAggagtgcactgcacagcctgtGACCCTTACACACCCAGTACCTCTCCAACAGGCAGGAGGAATAAATACACAGCAGTTCTCACTTCCATCTGGAGTTCCCTGCACTTCCATAGCTCCCTACCTGCAGCTTGAAAGACAGTTCATGCTTTAGAGCCCTGAGATCGTCCAGCTGCTGCCTGAGTGCCACCAGCGCATCCTGCTTTTCACAGACATCCTTCTCCAGCATCTTCATGGCCAGCTCCATCTCCTGCCGCATCCCGATCTGTGcctccagctccttctccacATCCTGGAACACAAGGAGCCCTCAGCATCTCCAGGAGCTGCCCTCATGACTCAGGGGTATCCACCCTTCCCTTCTGCCTACGCAGTCCCTACCCACAAgcgtgctgctgccacagcttcagAGTCACACGTGCCTTAAGGAGAACAACTCCCCAGTTTTCAGTCCAGTATTACAGCCAGGTGTGCAGCATGGCTAGCAGAGAGTCAGGGAATTCTGCATGGGCCTGTCTTTGGGATGGAGGGGTCTAAGGAAAGATTTTATTTCCCAAAGCAGAAATTATTTCCTTAATACCTTGAGGCCAGGCATTTTTCTCCCCACGCATGTATCGAACAAGAGCTCAGCAGGGCCGTGACCCTCCACAGCCCTGTGGGGAGAGCCCCGAGCCCCACAGTCCTCACCAGGCGCAGCTGAGTCTCCTCCTTGAGCTGCTTCCGTGCCTCAGTCAGTGCCTGCCCGTCAGCACTTCTGTCCTTGGTGGCCTGAGGTAACAGACACAGTTCACTTGGCATTGGGTACTGCCAGCCCTCACTTGACCTCATTACTGGCTTTTCCCCAACACTTGGAATTCTGCAATAATTCAGGACAAACCAGTACAACTCATCCTGATTTGCCTGTTCCCCCACACAGTAagtctccctccctcccctgaaCGCCTTGCCCAGTGAGCTGTAAGCTGTGGGAGCTCCCAGCTCCACGCAcgctccctgctccatccctatCGGCAGGCAGGACTCCCTGTGGCAGGGCCCATCTGTTCCCTCTGCACAGGGCCCACCTGCCATTCCCCTAATCCCCTGGGGGGTTTGTCTGAGACAGGCAAGGAAATGAACTCTGTTCCAAACCAGGCATTCAGGCTGGGtctgccccagggctcagccatcacacacaaacacacagccacACACGCACACCAACCTTCCGGCTGGACTCCAGGATGTAGGAGCTTTCCTCCTTAACCCGCTCCATCTCTTCCTGCAGTGTAATGATCCTGTTGTTGGCAACTGCAAGCTGGGAACAGAACACAATAGTTAACGCACCAAAAACACACTTGgcttgttttttttctctcctgaccCCAGCAGATGAGGAAGATTTGGCTGGAAACAGAGGATGAGCAGCACAGAGCATCCTTAGGGACGAGACACCTGGCCCAGAGGAATTCCCAGGGATGACAGCACTGCAGAGCAACAGATTAATGTAAGTGTTTGGTCAAAGGCAAAAGGAACTTCAGAAACCCCTTCTGGCTTTGTAACTCACACACAGGAGAAGCTCAGAGACATTCCAAGGCATCAGCCATACTGTCCTGTGACAAACCCAAACACAACTTCTGGATGGGAGTGTGAGTCCCTGGCAGAGCTCAGACCCAATACACAGGGCTGTGATGTGTGACACAGGCAGGCACTGTCACCATAGCCTGCTCTGCACATGCTGCAACTTCTCTTGGCAGCTTCATTACCAAACTCCAAAACCACTGCAGGCACCACTGCAATTCACCTCCTGGTACCACACCAAAAGGCACTCACTGTGCCAGGTAAGACCTCCTGCCACTCATATGCCAGGGAACTCACCCCAAAACATTTAAATGAACATTTATGCCATCAGTAATGAGCTGCAGATCCATGTTAAAACACAGACTGCACCTATGCCTCATGTACCCGCTGTTTCTCATGCTCACCCTGGACACCTCACTTATaatgacatttttttcctttactttttgCAAATTTACATAAACATACAGTTGATTTTCCAGCTTGTGCTCAGTAATGACAGCCAGTGAAATTCGTGGGCAGGTCAGCTATTCCAGTTCCATCGTTTAACACTCCTCATTCTGTACACCAGACATCTGAAAGGAATCCCTCCTCCCTGGTTAATCTCTAACTCCCAAAGGCCAAAGCACTTGGTGGTTTTTCATGACACTTACCTCCTCTGTCAGCTTTGTGTTGGATTTCTCCAAGGCATCCACCTTGGCCTGCAGGTTGTTTACTGTAGCACTGTTGAAGATAAAAAATCCTACAGTAAttccttcatttttaaaaatgctgtttTGTCTTTTGTTCTACAAAGATAATAAAGAGCCAAGAAAAAATGTGTTACCTTAGATGTCTGTTGAGCTCTTCAACATAGTTCTTCTGGTCCAAAATAGCAGTTATCTGACCATCTCTGGAAAAAAGAAACAGGGCAGCCTGGAACACCTGAACACACATTCCCAAGAGGGGAGCATGAAGACAACTGTGTGCGCACCTACCCTTCGCTGCCTTTTGTGCTGTTCCCATCTTTCAAATACATGGAGAAATCAATAACTCCGACCTGGAGAAGGAAAATTTGCATTTTGCGTTAAACACTTGGTTTCTAAAGCCAACGCACTGTTGCCAGGTGTGGAAGTTCAGAGTTACAACATCAGCACCTGCTGTACTTCAGCAAGGGCTCATTACATCAGTAAGCTATGCAAAATCGatgattttttcattttaaattagcAGAACAAGCCCATTAAGTGAACACACAGTACCTGGGAGTCCAGGTCCTCTCCCTTCATGCAGAAGTTGGCATCGATGACATTCAGCCCTACGAGGAGGCCAGCAATGATTGCACCTTCCTCCTCCATCATCAGTGCATTGGGCTCATAAAATTCACTGTGGGATGTAGGGAAGGAGATACACAGCAGTGAGATGAGAAAGATGATCCAGATCTTACAGGAGAGCAGAAGTGAACCTAACTGAGAAAAAGTCCAGCACTCACCTGAGAAGATCCTTTCTGTTAATCAAAGCTTTCATGTACTCTGAAAGTTTCTTCTGCATCAGAGCCAGGCGAAGCCAAGCTCTTCCTCTGCCCACAGGTGTCCTGCAAAGGCCAGACACAAACCCTTCCAGACACCCTGCAAGGCACAGTCACCAACAGCTCTCACAGCCCCACCCTACCTCAAGTTCCTGCACTTCCAAGACAGAGCTGGCACTGGTGCAGAGAAATACAGGGTATGTAAACACAAATAGGTGCAGACCAATTAGGCTGTCACTGTCTCTTAACTCATGATGTTTTTCTTGCCATACTAAAAAGACTTCCCTGGCTTTATCCCTGCTGGATGCTGCCAGACAGATCAGCTGCTTCAGCTCATCACCTTCTGAGTCACAACCAGTTCTGTCCTAGTGACAGGAACATGCACAGACCAGCACAGCTGCCCAACACCACTCCTTGGGGTGGGTGGAGCTGGATGGGAATGTGGCCAGGCAGCTCAGAAACACCAACTCAGTTCTGTTCTCCTCAGGTGCTTTGCCCCTGAATGCCCTCACAGGATGCCATGGGCtcgagtgccagtccttgccctcttttctcccagccacaggaagcACATGGCTCTAACAGGCTGACCTGGATGTCTGAGCTCACCTGgcacaagcagcagcagcccaaggaAGCCACGGCCAGCACTGCCCACCCCTGACTCGCTAACAGGACCTGGCACTTCCCGAGGGTCACTGTGAGCACAAGATTTAGAAATGCACCCTAAAACTGTTCTTTGCTTCCATTCATTTCCTATTGCAACGCTCTACAACAGGAAGAGGTACCAGGAGCTCTGGCACTTCACTGGTCCTGTcagctgctgcaggagtcctgcacACGCCTCCAGGAAAAGCACCTGTCTGTATGAACATGACTAAATACTAACCCAAAGTAATTTTTTGAATTTATCCAACTATTCTTTCAGCAAAGATGACTCCATCCTTAGTCCTGATCTTCATACAAAAGCTTCCTTACCCATTTTTTTCTATTCCAGGCTAAAAGCTTCTTACAGTTTCTCTTACCATGAAATAGGCAAGCCTGAATGTGATGTCTGAAATTCCTATGAAACTTTTACAAGTAATATATGCTTGCTGTGGCTTCTTGCTTCCCCTCTTGAATACAAACTACAATCCTCCTGCTTGGTGCCTAAGCTTTCCTCTCACATACACTATACCTGAAGTTATTTATAAGAAGAATTGCTTACATCAGCCTCAAAACTATTTAAACTGTTATAACCTTTCTGTTAATTCCCCTCCTCTTGAGTCTGACTTCATAAATGCTCAATAAAGGCTGTTCCCATGCCTGAGGCGCAAGCAGTAAATGCACTGCTGCCCATAAGTTGCCACGCTCCTAAGAGAGCAAGAATATATCCTGTGCTCTCCTGCTGCAGATCCTTGATGGAGAGTAAGAGAGCAATGATCCATTTTTACCTGCAGAAGGTGGCAGATGCATTCCTGAAGGTTCTGTTTGCCCTTCCTTCTCTTTTTCAGGATCCCTCTCACAATAAACGCATATTACGTACTCGTGCAATAAAGGAGTGTACTTACTTGAGCCCTGGAAGATCCTTAACACTTGCTGTAATCTCTGCAGCCTCAGGAACAAGTTTTTCTACTAATTCTAGAGGTCCCCAAAATGACTTATTTTGCCCAAGAAAAGTCTTTTTGgctaaaaacaaaaagaaacaaaaaatgatCCAGTTAGACCTGTGCTGATAGAACACATTTTCAAACAAGTGAACAAATCAGCCAAATCTTGCCAGAATGGTtcctctggggctgctgctggacaGGCACTTGGTATCCTGGAATCTCAGGATGGTTTGGATGGGAAGGACCCACCATTTCCCACACCCTTCAGCTTCCCATCTCCAGCTACAAGGACACAAGGACAGCACCTGAAGGCCAGTCCATACTTGGCCACTTGAGCTGTGACTTCGGATTTCAGAGTCAAGCACATGCTCTGCTTTAAAATCAGCTTCAGCCATGAGCTGCACACAGCCGAAACCCTCTGTTTAGAGAGGGCTGTTGAGAAAGGAGCTCTGGGGTTGCAGTTCCTCTTCCAGCAAGGGGATGCACTGCTAGAGCACAAGGAAGCGCAGGAAAGGGAGTCACAATCTTGCCAAAAGCCAGTTGAGTCCCTGATCACTGACTTACACGTGGGACAACTGAACTGCTGTTTTCAACACGGCAAGCACCTGCCACAGCTCAGCCTCCCCTCCAGCAGGTTCTGTGCCTCGCTCTGGCCTGCCCAGTGCACTGTGGTGACAGCAGTGACCCTGCCAGCCTACCCTGTGTCCCGTGCACGCTGCAGAGCCCTGTTGTTCACCcactctgctgctccccagggcgggctgtgcccaggctgtacCTTTGAGGCCGTGCTTGAGGCAGTGCTCCATGACCACGAAGAACTGCTGCAGGGGGGCGTAGTCCGAGTCCAGCGTGCGGCCCAGGTTCAGTGCGGACTCGATCAGCCCCTTGATGCTCAGCTTGGCCATGTTCATCAGGTTCATGCGCTCGTTGGCCATGAGGTAATTGGGGTCTGCAAC includes these proteins:
- the RUFY3 gene encoding protein RUFY3 isoform X2, which translates into the protein MSALTPQSDMPTPTTDKITQAAMETIYLCKFRVSMDGEWLCLRELDDISLTPDPEPTHEDSWEDLTDVVEQLRDDSEDPNYLMANERMNLMNMAKLSIKGLIESALNLGRTLDSDYAPLQQFFVVMEHCLKHGLKAKKTFLGQNKSFWGPLELVEKLVPEAAEITASVKDLPGLKTPVGRGRAWLRLALMQKKLSEYMKALINRKDLLSEFYEPNALMMEEEGAIIAGLLVGLNVIDANFCMKGEDLDSQVGVIDFSMYLKDGNSTKGSEGDGQITAILDQKNYVEELNRHLSATVNNLQAKVDALEKSNTKLTEELAVANNRIITLQEEMERVKEESSYILESSRKATKDRSADGQALTEARKQLKEETQLRLDVEKELEAQIGMRQEMELAMKMLEKDVCEKQDALVALRQQLDDLRALKHELSFKLQSSDMGVKQKSELNSRLEEKTNQMAATIKQLEQRLRQAEKERQQALQDNRLFKQEFGDKINSLQLEVEELSRQRSHLELELRRERDRWSQSHQRSQESKKGPKNWLRQDGKLKVQEENAKLKQPLRENSVLPHRSPSGTQEEQEQLSGPGHAEICQLCQEEGSQSQRKASPGLDLPSPTPSD
- the RUFY3 gene encoding protein RUFY3 isoform X3, with the translated sequence MEQRPEPGEAAAAAEEEEEEARPASPPFFLLYPGHGGGAAAAPPGLWRPPAPRGGAELPVLVLSYPGPDGAHPNYLMANERMNLMNMAKLSIKGLIESALNLGRTLDSDYAPLQQFFVVMEHCLKHGLKAKKTFLGQNKSFWGPLELVEKLVPEAAEITASVKDLPGLKTPVGRGRAWLRLALMQKKLSEYMKALINRKDLLSEFYEPNALMMEEEGAIIAGLLVGLNVIDANFCMKGEDLDSQVGVIDFSMYLKDGNSTKGSEGDGQITAILDQKNYVEELNRHLSATVNNLQAKVDALEKSNTKLTEELAVANNRIITLQEEMERVKEESSYILESSRKATKDRSADGQALTEARKQLKEETQLRLDVEKELEAQIGMRQEMELAMKMLEKDVCEKQDALVALRQQLDDLRALKHELSFKLQSSDMGVKQKSELNSRLEEKTNQMAATIKQLEQRLRQAEKERQQALQDNRLFKQEFGDKINSLQLEVEELSRQRSHLELELRRERDRWSQSHQRSQESKKGPKNWLRQDGKLKVQEENAKLKQPLRENSVLPHRSPSGTQEEQEQLSGPGHAEICQLCQEEGSQSQRKASPGLDLPSPTPSD
- the RUFY3 gene encoding protein RUFY3 isoform X6; translation: MEQRPEPGEAAAAAEEEEEEARPASPPFFLLYPGHGGGAAAAPPGLWRPPAPRGGAELPVLVLSYPGPDGAHSWEDLTDVVEQLRDDSEDPNYLMANERMNLMNMAKLSIKGLIESALNLGRTLDSDYAPLQQFFVVMEHCLKHGLKAKKTFLGQNKSFWGPLELVEKLVPEAAEITASVKDLPGLKTPVGRGRAWLRLALMQKKLSEYMKALINRKDLLSEFYEPNALMMEEEGAIIAGLLVGLNVIDANFCMKGEDLDSQVGVIDFSMYLKDGNSTKGSEGDGQITAILDQKNYVEELNRHLSATVNNLQAKVDALEKSNTKLTEELAVANNRIITLQEEMERVKEESSYILESSRKATKDRSADGQALTEARKQLKEETQLRLDVEKELEAQIGMRQEMELAMKMLEKDVCEKQDALVALRQQLDDLRALKHELSFKLQSSDMGVKQKSELNSRLEEKTNQMAATIKQLEQSEKDLVKQAKTLNSAANKLIQKHH
- the RUFY3 gene encoding protein RUFY3 isoform X4, whose product is MSALTPQSDMPTPTTDKITQAAMETIYLCKFRVSMDGEWLCLRELDDISLTPDPEPTHEDPNYLMANERMNLMNMAKLSIKGLIESALNLGRTLDSDYAPLQQFFVVMEHCLKHGLKAKKTFLGQNKSFWGPLELVEKLVPEAAEITASVKDLPGLKTPVGRGRAWLRLALMQKKLSEYMKALINRKDLLSEFYEPNALMMEEEGAIIAGLLVGLNVIDANFCMKGEDLDSQVGVIDFSMYLKDGNSTKGSEGDGQITAILDQKNYVEELNRHLSATVNNLQAKVDALEKSNTKLTEELAVANNRIITLQEEMERVKEESSYILESSRKATKDRSADGQALTEARKQLKEETQLRLDVEKELEAQIGMRQEMELAMKMLEKDVCEKQDALVALRQQLDDLRALKHELSFKLQSSDMGVKQKSELNSRLEEKTNQMAATIKQLEQRLRQAEKERQQALQDNRLFKQEFGDKINSLQLEVEELSRQRSHLELELRRERDRWSQSHQRSQESKKGPKNWLRQDGKLKVQEENAKLKQPLRENSVLPHRSPSGTQEEQEQLSGPGHAEICQLCQEEGSQSQRKASPGLDLPSPTPSD
- the RUFY3 gene encoding protein RUFY3 isoform X1, with amino-acid sequence MEQRPEPGEAAAAAEEEEEEARPASPPFFLLYPGHGGGAAAAPPGLWRPPAPRGGAELPVLVLSYPGPDGAHSWEDLTDVVEQLRDDSEDPNYLMANERMNLMNMAKLSIKGLIESALNLGRTLDSDYAPLQQFFVVMEHCLKHGLKAKKTFLGQNKSFWGPLELVEKLVPEAAEITASVKDLPGLKTPVGRGRAWLRLALMQKKLSEYMKALINRKDLLSEFYEPNALMMEEEGAIIAGLLVGLNVIDANFCMKGEDLDSQVGVIDFSMYLKDGNSTKGSEGDGQITAILDQKNYVEELNRHLSATVNNLQAKVDALEKSNTKLTEELAVANNRIITLQEEMERVKEESSYILESSRKATKDRSADGQALTEARKQLKEETQLRLDVEKELEAQIGMRQEMELAMKMLEKDVCEKQDALVALRQQLDDLRALKHELSFKLQSSDMGVKQKSELNSRLEEKTNQMAATIKQLEQRLRQAEKERQQALQDNRLFKQEFGDKINSLQLEVEELSRQRSHLELELRRERDRWSQSHQRSQESKKGPKNWLRQDGKLKVQEENAKLKQPLRENSVLPHRSPSGTQEEQEQLSGPGHAEICQLCQEEGSQSQRKASPGLDLPSPTPSD
- the RUFY3 gene encoding protein RUFY3 isoform X5, with product MANERMNLMNMAKLSIKGLIESALNLGRTLDSDYAPLQQFFVVMEHCLKHGLKAKKTFLGQNKSFWGPLELVEKLVPEAAEITASVKDLPGLKTPVGRGRAWLRLALMQKKLSEYMKALINRKDLLSEFYEPNALMMEEEGAIIAGLLVGLNVIDANFCMKGEDLDSQVGVIDFSMYLKDGNSTKGSEGDGQITAILDQKNYVEELNRHLSATVNNLQAKVDALEKSNTKLTEELAVANNRIITLQEEMERVKEESSYILESSRKATKDRSADGQALTEARKQLKEETQLRLDVEKELEAQIGMRQEMELAMKMLEKDVCEKQDALVALRQQLDDLRALKHELSFKLQSSDMGVKQKSELNSRLEEKTNQMAATIKQLEQRLRQAEKERQQALQDNRLFKQEFGDKINSLQLEVEELSRQRSHLELELRRERDRWSQSHQRSQESKKGPKNWLRQDGKLKVQEENAKLKQPLRENSVLPHRSPSGTQEEQEQLSGPGHAEICQLCQEEGSQSQRKASPGLDLPSPTPSD
- the RUFY3 gene encoding protein RUFY3 isoform X8, translating into MEQRPEPGEAAAAAEEEEEEARPASPPFFLLYPGHGGGAAAAPPGLWRPPAPRGGAELPVLVLSYPGPDGAHSWEDLTDVVEQLRDDSEDPNYLMANERMNLMNMAKLSIKGLIESALNLGRTLDSDYAPLQQFFVVMEHCLKHGLKAKKTFLGQNKSFWGPLELVEKLVPEAAEITASVKDLPGLKTPVGRGRAWLRLALMQKKLSEYMKALINRKDLLSEFYEPNALMMEEEGAIIAGLLVGLNVIDANFCMKGEDLDSQVGVIDFSMYLKDGNSTKGSEGDGQITAILDQKNYVEELNRHLSATVNNLQAKVDALEKSNTKLTEELAVANNRIITLQEEMERVKEESSYILESSRKATKDRSADGQALTEARKQLKEETQLRLDVEKELEAQIGMRQEMELAMKMLEKDVCEKQDALVALRQQLDDLRALKHELSFKLQSSDMGVKQKSELNSRLEEKTNQMAATIKQLEQRLRQAEKERQQALQDNRLFKQEFGDKINSLQLEVEELSRQRSHLELELRRERDRWSQSHQRSQESKKGPKNWLRQDGKLKVQEENAKLKQPLRENSVLPHRSPSGTQEEQEQLSGPGHAEICQLCQEEGSQSQRKNICKNCGGTFCEACSVHELPLPSSINPERVCNPCHQRLIQQYSSSPL
- the RUFY3 gene encoding protein RUFY3 isoform X9; the encoded protein is MSALTPQSDMPTPTTDKITQAAMETIYLCKFRVSMDGEWLCLRELDDISLTPDPEPTHEDPNYLMANERMNLMNMAKLSIKGLIESALNLGRTLDSDYAPLQQFFVVMEHCLKHGLKAKKTFLGQNKSFWGPLELVEKLVPEAAEITASVKDLPGLKTPVGRGRAWLRLALMQKKLSEYMKALINRKDLLSEFYEPNALMMEEEGAIIAGLLVGLNVIDANFCMKGEDLDSQVGVIDFSMYLKDGNSTKGSEGDGQITAILDQKNYVEELNRHLSATVNNLQAKVDALEKSNTKLTEELAVANNRIITLQEEMERVKEESSYILESSRKATKDRSADGQALTEARKQLKEETQLRLDVEKELEAQIGMRQEMELAMKMLEKDVCEKQDALVALRQQLDDLRALKHELSFKLQSSDMGVKQKSELNSRLEEKTNQMAATIKQLEQSEKDLVKQAKTLNSAANKLIQKHH
- the RUFY3 gene encoding protein RUFY3 isoform X7, whose amino-acid sequence is MSALTPQSDMPTPTTDKITQAAMETIYLCKFRVSMDGEWLCLRELDDISLTPDPEPTHEDSWEDLTDVVEQLRDDSEDPNYLMANERMNLMNMAKLSIKGLIESALNLGRTLDSDYAPLQQFFVVMEHCLKHGLKAKKTFLGQNKSFWGPLELVEKLVPEAAEITASVKDLPGLKTPVGRGRAWLRLALMQKKLSEYMKALINRKDLLSEFYEPNALMMEEEGAIIAGLLVGLNVIDANFCMKGEDLDSQVGVIDFSMYLKDGNSTKGSEGDGQITAILDQKNYVEELNRHLSATVNNLQAKVDALEKSNTKLTEELAVANNRIITLQEEMERVKEESSYILESSRKATKDRSADGQALTEARKQLKEETQLRLDVEKELEAQIGMRQEMELAMKMLEKDVCEKQDALVALRQQLDDLRALKHELSFKLQSSDMGVKQKSELNSRLEEKTNQMAATIKQLEQSEKDLVKQAKTLNSAANKLIQKHH